One stretch of Methyloversatilis sp. RAC08 DNA includes these proteins:
- a CDS encoding type II secretion system F family protein: protein MAMFSYKAMNTQGRMVFGRMDAANLVDLEMRLKRMQLDFVNGQPMKHAQPLFGHSVPRLELINFSFHLEQLVRSGVPLIEALTDLRDSTEHPRMREIVASLVESIEGGRSLSQAMAEHPAAFSKVFCALVRAGELTGNLAEVLREQIDAFKWEDELVSQTRRLLTYPAIVGTFLLFVIAVLMLVVVPDLARFFRNTGLELPLQTRILMGTSEFLLAWWPALLVLIIAGAVGAVALLRYNPMARQRFDGFKLSVPVIGPILHKVVLSRFASMFAMMYGAGIPIIDAVRTSEDVVGNEAVRDALARAGALISQGQNVTAAFQSVGLFPPLVVRMLRVGESTGALDRALREVSYFYTRDVRESIARAQAAMEPTLTLVLGLLLMAVAFAVLGPVYDMLTKLKT from the coding sequence ATGGCGATGTTTTCGTACAAGGCGATGAACACGCAGGGCCGCATGGTGTTCGGCCGCATGGACGCCGCCAATCTGGTCGACCTCGAAATGCGCCTGAAGCGGATGCAGCTCGACTTCGTCAATGGCCAGCCGATGAAGCACGCGCAGCCGCTGTTCGGTCACAGCGTGCCGCGCCTCGAACTGATCAATTTCAGCTTTCACCTGGAACAACTGGTGCGCTCCGGCGTACCACTGATCGAAGCACTGACCGACCTGCGCGATTCGACCGAACACCCGCGCATGCGCGAAATCGTCGCCTCGCTGGTGGAAAGCATCGAAGGCGGACGATCGCTGTCGCAGGCCATGGCCGAACACCCGGCTGCATTCAGCAAGGTGTTCTGCGCACTGGTCCGTGCCGGCGAGCTGACCGGCAATCTGGCCGAGGTGCTGCGCGAACAGATCGACGCCTTCAAGTGGGAGGACGAACTGGTATCGCAGACGCGACGCCTGCTCACCTATCCGGCCATCGTCGGCACCTTCCTGCTGTTCGTCATCGCGGTACTGATGCTGGTGGTGGTGCCCGACCTCGCCCGCTTCTTCCGCAACACCGGGCTGGAGCTGCCGCTGCAGACACGCATCCTGATGGGCACCTCGGAATTCCTGCTGGCCTGGTGGCCGGCCCTGCTGGTGCTCATCATCGCGGGAGCCGTCGGCGCCGTTGCGCTGCTGCGCTACAACCCGATGGCCCGGCAGCGCTTCGATGGCTTCAAGCTGTCGGTGCCGGTGATCGGGCCGATCCTGCACAAGGTGGTGCTGTCGCGCTTCGCCAGCATGTTCGCGATGATGTATGGCGCTGGCATCCCGATCATCGACGCCGTGCGCACCTCGGAAGACGTGGTCGGCAATGAAGCCGTGCGCGATGCGCTGGCGCGTGCCGGCGCGCTGATCAGCCAGGGCCAGAACGTGACGGCCGCCTTCCAGAGCGTCGGGCTGTTTCCGCCGCTGGTCGTGCGCATGCTGCGCGTGGGCGAAAGCACCGGTGCGCTCGACCGCGCGCTGCGCGAGGTGTCCTACTTCTACACGCGCGACGTGCGCGAATCGATTGCACGCGCCCAGGCTGCGATGGAACCGACGCTGACGCTGGTGCTCGGCCTGCTGCTGATGGCCGTGGCCTTCGCCGTGCTCGGCCCGGTGTACGACATGTTGACGAAGTTGAAGACCTGA
- a CDS encoding GspE/PulE family protein translates to MNSPANAPRRPLGQLLLAQGLVTEDQLRIALQEQQKLNIPMGRLLVQLGFVSEATLREALGVTLGKRTVDLSHALIDADALRLVPQALAKRHRLLPLNYLVSARKLTVAVSDVNDIVALDQLRALLPEGIELETVLAGETEIAHAIDQSYGHELSIEGILTELETGEVDYRALASSADEYSQPVVRLIDALLTDAVKRGASDIHFEPEAGFLRIRYRIDGLLRQIRALHRSYWPAMAVRIKVVAGMNIAEMRAPQDGRISLTISGRPVDFRVSSQPTLHGENIVLRILDRARGIVALDELGLADSQLDQLKLMIARPEGIILATGPTGSGKTTTLYSVLNHINSEGVNIMTLEDPVEYPMALIRQTSVAEAVKLDFANGVRSMMRQDPDIILVGEIRDAETAEMAFRAAMTGHQVYSTLHTNSALGAIPRLLDIGILPDIMAGNIIGVIAQRLLRKLCLYCRRARPAEAHELHLLGLREDRAVPDIHDAVGCPACEFTGFRGRLAVMELLRMDSDLDELVARRATARELRNAARAKGFRSLAEDGLRRVIDGSTSLDELARVVDLTERMAQSGPDWYAR, encoded by the coding sequence ATGAACTCGCCGGCCAACGCACCGCGCCGCCCGCTCGGCCAGTTGCTGCTGGCGCAGGGGCTGGTGACCGAAGACCAGCTGCGTATCGCGCTGCAGGAACAGCAGAAGCTGAACATTCCGATGGGGCGCCTGCTGGTGCAGCTGGGCTTCGTCAGCGAAGCCACGCTGCGCGAGGCGCTCGGCGTCACGCTGGGCAAGCGTACGGTGGATCTGTCGCACGCGCTGATCGACGCCGACGCGCTGCGACTGGTACCGCAGGCGCTGGCGAAGCGGCACCGGCTGCTGCCGCTGAACTATCTGGTGAGTGCGCGCAAGCTGACGGTCGCCGTGTCCGACGTGAACGACATCGTGGCGCTCGACCAGCTGCGCGCATTGCTGCCCGAAGGCATCGAGCTCGAAACCGTCCTGGCCGGCGAGACCGAGATCGCGCATGCGATCGACCAGTCCTACGGCCACGAACTGTCGATCGAAGGCATCCTGACCGAGCTGGAGACCGGCGAGGTCGATTACCGCGCTCTGGCCTCGTCGGCCGACGAGTACAGCCAGCCGGTGGTGCGCCTGATCGACGCGCTGCTGACCGACGCGGTCAAGCGCGGCGCCTCCGACATCCACTTCGAACCGGAAGCCGGCTTCCTGCGCATCCGCTACCGAATCGACGGCCTGCTGCGCCAGATCCGCGCGCTGCACCGCTCGTACTGGCCGGCGATGGCGGTACGCATCAAGGTGGTGGCCGGCATGAACATCGCCGAAATGCGCGCGCCGCAGGACGGCCGCATTTCACTGACCATCAGCGGCCGGCCGGTCGATTTCCGCGTTTCGTCGCAACCGACGCTGCACGGCGAAAACATCGTGCTGCGCATCCTCGACCGGGCGCGCGGCATCGTCGCGCTCGACGAACTTGGACTGGCCGATTCGCAGCTCGACCAGCTGAAGCTGATGATCGCGCGCCCCGAGGGCATCATCCTCGCCACCGGTCCGACCGGCAGCGGCAAGACCACCACGCTGTATTCGGTGCTCAACCACATCAATTCCGAGGGCGTGAACATCATGACCCTCGAAGATCCGGTCGAGTACCCGATGGCGCTGATCCGCCAGACCTCGGTCGCCGAAGCGGTGAAGCTCGATTTCGCCAACGGCGTGCGTTCGATGATGCGGCAGGATCCCGACATCATCCTGGTGGGTGAAATCCGCGATGCCGAAACCGCCGAGATGGCCTTTCGCGCCGCGATGACCGGTCACCAGGTGTATTCCACGCTGCACACCAACTCGGCGCTCGGCGCCATTCCGCGCCTGCTCGACATCGGCATCCTGCCGGACATCATGGCCGGCAACATCATCGGCGTCATCGCTCAGCGCCTGCTGCGCAAGCTGTGCCTCTACTGCCGCCGGGCGCGACCGGCGGAAGCGCACGAACTGCATCTGCTCGGTCTGCGCGAGGACCGTGCGGTGCCGGACATCCACGATGCCGTGGGCTGCCCGGCGTGTGAATTCACCGGCTTTCGAGGTCGGCTGGCGGTGATGGAGCTGCTGCGCATGGATTCCGACCTCGACGAACTGGTCGCCCGGCGCGCCACCGCGCGCGAGCTGCGCAACGCCGCCCGCGCCAAGGGCTTCCGCTCGCTGGCCGAAGATGGGCTGCGACGCGTCATCGACGGCTCGACCTCGCTGGACGAACTGGCACGCGTCGTCGACCTCACCGAACGCATGGCCCAGAGCGGCCCGGACTGGTACGCGCGCTGA
- a CDS encoding tetratricopeptide repeat protein, whose amino-acid sequence MNEGYAAFNAGEYDRARVAYERALRADPRNPDALHGLMALADVRGDAQQARMLLRRIAEIDPADLSVQVALSENVDPAAQEARLLNIAAAQPQSAAAAFALGNLYAGQARWREAQQAYFNAWTLAPDQPDHAYNLAVSLDQLRQSKLALQYYREALTLRSQRSAAFDADAVASRVAALQATQDGP is encoded by the coding sequence ATCAATGAAGGCTATGCCGCGTTCAACGCGGGCGAGTACGACCGCGCGCGCGTCGCGTACGAACGCGCGCTGCGAGCCGATCCGCGCAATCCGGACGCCTTGCATGGCCTGATGGCGCTGGCCGACGTGCGGGGCGACGCGCAACAGGCACGCATGCTGCTGCGGCGCATCGCCGAGATAGACCCGGCCGACCTGTCGGTGCAGGTCGCACTGAGCGAAAACGTCGATCCGGCTGCGCAGGAGGCTCGGCTGCTCAACATCGCCGCAGCGCAGCCGCAATCGGCAGCCGCGGCGTTCGCACTCGGCAATCTGTATGCCGGACAGGCACGCTGGCGCGAAGCGCAGCAGGCCTACTTCAATGCCTGGACGCTGGCACCCGACCAGCCCGACCACGCCTACAACCTTGCAGTGAGCCTCGATCAGTTGCGCCAGTCGAAGCTCGCCCTGCAGTACTACCGCGAAGCCCTGACCTTGCGCAGCCAGCGCTCGGCCGCCTTCGACGCGGACGCCGTGGCGTCCCGCGTGGCAGCGCTGCAGGCAACGCAGGATGGGCCCTGA
- a CDS encoding pilus (MSHA type) biogenesis protein MshL, giving the protein MTALLRPVLPCAVIAALLAGCAAHTPQPMSDAHVVAKKADGAANAAREGIPPPVARPLSPPQPQPRHKSETYSVVVNRVPVNELLFALARDAKVNVDIHPGIEGAVTLNAIDQTLPQLLTRIATQVDMRFELDGPNLVVMPDAPYLRSYRVDYVNMSRDVTGAVSINTQIASTSSAAVTGTGGTANVATQTGNAGNSSSTRIENVAKNRFWESLERNIRDLLHETDKLLPDTMTEPAAAPVAGSDPATTAPPVERRATFREAAAVILNAETGVINVRATSRQHEKVQEFISQVTRIARRQVLIEATIAEVQLTDNYQQGIDWTAFAGGGKRGGATVSLNTTSTDLTTNAPFAIGLGRNRELVDSIKLLETYGDVKVLSSPKLSVLNNQTALLKVVNNIVYFEIKSDVVANTNTQAVRSFTATPRSVSVGLVMAVTPQISADGFVLLNVRPTISRKVGDAQDPTPDLSSPNLVPVIQTRELESVMRVASGETAVLGGLMQDELNYRRDSIPGVSALPFIGALLSARNETSRKTELVVLIRPVVIEDASLDGDYRSLVDSLPDERFMRPTFPLPGANRKTEPAQ; this is encoded by the coding sequence ATGACCGCATTGCTGCGCCCCGTTCTGCCCTGCGCCGTGATCGCGGCCCTGCTTGCCGGTTGTGCGGCCCATACCCCCCAGCCGATGTCGGATGCGCACGTCGTGGCGAAGAAGGCTGACGGGGCCGCCAACGCAGCGCGCGAAGGCATTCCGCCGCCGGTCGCCCGCCCGCTGTCGCCGCCGCAGCCTCAGCCGCGGCACAAGTCGGAAACCTACAGCGTGGTGGTCAACCGGGTGCCGGTGAATGAGTTGCTGTTCGCGCTGGCGCGTGATGCAAAGGTGAATGTAGACATCCATCCCGGCATCGAGGGGGCGGTCACGCTGAACGCGATCGACCAGACGCTGCCGCAGCTGCTCACCCGCATCGCCACCCAGGTCGACATGCGTTTCGAGCTCGACGGACCGAATCTGGTCGTGATGCCCGACGCGCCCTACCTGCGCAGCTACCGGGTCGATTACGTCAACATGTCGCGCGATGTGACCGGTGCGGTATCGATCAACACGCAGATCGCCTCGACCAGCTCGGCGGCGGTCACCGGCACCGGCGGCACGGCGAACGTCGCAACGCAGACAGGCAATGCCGGCAACAGCTCCAGCACCCGCATCGAAAACGTCGCGAAGAACCGCTTCTGGGAATCGCTGGAACGCAATATCCGCGACCTGCTGCACGAAACCGACAAGCTGCTGCCGGACACGATGACAGAACCGGCAGCCGCGCCGGTTGCCGGCTCCGATCCGGCAACGACCGCCCCGCCGGTCGAGCGGCGCGCCACCTTCCGCGAGGCGGCGGCGGTCATCCTGAATGCCGAAACCGGCGTCATCAATGTGCGTGCCACCTCGCGTCAGCACGAAAAGGTGCAGGAATTCATCAGCCAGGTGACGCGCATCGCTCGCCGCCAGGTACTCATTGAAGCGACCATCGCCGAAGTGCAGCTGACCGACAACTACCAGCAGGGCATCGACTGGACCGCGTTTGCCGGCGGCGGCAAGCGCGGCGGCGCCACGGTGTCGCTCAACACCACCTCGACCGACCTGACGACCAATGCGCCGTTCGCCATCGGTCTGGGTCGCAACCGCGAGCTGGTCGACAGCATCAAGCTGCTGGAAACCTATGGCGACGTGAAGGTGCTGTCCAGCCCCAAGCTGTCGGTGCTGAACAACCAGACCGCGCTGCTCAAGGTGGTCAACAACATCGTCTATTTCGAAATCAAGTCGGACGTGGTCGCCAATACCAACACGCAGGCCGTGCGCAGTTTCACCGCCACGCCGCGCTCGGTATCGGTCGGTCTGGTGATGGCGGTCACGCCGCAGATCAGCGCCGACGGCTTCGTGCTGCTGAACGTGCGGCCGACCATTTCGCGCAAGGTGGGCGACGCGCAGGACCCGACGCCTGACCTGAGCTCGCCCAATCTGGTGCCGGTCATCCAGACGCGCGAACTCGAATCGGTCATGCGCGTGGCCAGCGGCGAAACCGCGGTGCTCGGCGGCCTGATGCAGGACGAACTGAACTACCGCCGCGACAGCATTCCGGGCGTGTCGGCGCTGCCCTTCATCGGCGCGCTGCTGTCGGCGCGCAACGAAACGTCGCGCAAGACCGAACTGGTCGTGCTGATCCGCCCGGTCGTGATCGAAGACGCCAGCCTCGACGGCGACTATCGTTCGCTGGTGGATTCGCTGCCGGACGAGCGCTTCATGAGGCCGACCTTCCCGCTGCCCGGCGCGAACCGGAAAACGGAGCCGGCGCAGTGA
- a CDS encoding ExeA family protein — MYLEHFGLRESPFRITPHADFFFGGANRRALLDALVYALGREEGLVKVSGEVGTGKTMLARVLIDHLPAHLRAIYLADPLMNRGELLAVLADELGCAPATGSEGSAHRLLRAVQEALVAEFAAGRQIVLLIDEAHAMPAETLEQIRLLSNLESERHKLIKIALFGQPELDDLLARTDMRQLKDRITQHFRLDPLQPDDVGTYIDFRMRAAGYRGPNVFDAAAVTRIARDSGGLTRRINILADKALLAAFARGAHGVTAADAARAFADTELRVPAPGGVTPTRLGLAVAASVALLATGFLLGRNVERPTAETSLRAATAGGMAAAPVTERAPEPPPTATSETDQTTPPAAAVAEPPALPVAALPDAIASAPPAAAPEPVVPPPTPADDLTSLLASSKSWTTSAPDDRWFIQLISAPAAQGEQVERYVRRARRTLDAQQLRAYRADTAGGTKLAVIYGDFPDQRSAQQALATLPDWIATARPIARPVRSLRQP, encoded by the coding sequence ATGTACCTCGAACACTTCGGCCTGCGCGAGTCGCCGTTCCGCATCACCCCGCATGCCGATTTCTTCTTCGGCGGCGCGAACCGCCGGGCACTGCTCGACGCGCTGGTCTACGCGCTCGGACGCGAAGAGGGGCTGGTCAAGGTCAGTGGCGAAGTCGGCACCGGCAAGACCATGCTGGCGCGAGTGCTGATCGATCACCTGCCCGCCCATCTGCGCGCCATCTATCTTGCCGACCCGCTGATGAACCGGGGCGAACTGCTGGCCGTGCTGGCCGACGAGCTGGGCTGCGCACCGGCCACCGGCAGCGAGGGCAGCGCGCACCGGTTGCTGCGAGCGGTACAGGAGGCGCTGGTGGCCGAATTCGCCGCCGGCCGCCAGATCGTGCTGCTGATCGACGAAGCGCATGCGATGCCGGCGGAAACGCTGGAACAGATCCGCTTGCTGTCCAACCTCGAATCCGAACGCCACAAGCTGATCAAGATCGCGCTGTTCGGCCAGCCGGAGCTGGACGACCTGCTGGCGCGCACCGACATGCGGCAACTGAAGGACCGCATCACCCAGCACTTCCGGCTTGACCCGCTGCAGCCGGACGACGTCGGCACCTACATCGATTTCCGCATGCGCGCCGCCGGCTATCGCGGACCGAACGTATTCGACGCCGCCGCGGTGACGCGGATCGCGCGCGATTCAGGCGGGTTGACACGTCGAATCAACATCCTGGCCGACAAGGCGTTGCTGGCGGCGTTCGCACGCGGCGCGCACGGGGTCACGGCAGCCGACGCCGCGCGCGCGTTCGCCGACACCGAACTGCGCGTGCCGGCACCGGGCGGCGTCACGCCGACCCGGCTGGGGCTGGCCGTCGCGGCATCCGTCGCGCTGCTGGCTACCGGTTTTCTGCTTGGGCGCAACGTCGAGCGGCCGACGGCCGAGACAAGCCTCCGGGCGGCGACCGCCGGCGGTATGGCGGCAGCCCCCGTGACCGAGCGCGCACCGGAGCCGCCGCCAACGGCCACTTCGGAGACCGATCAGACCACCCCACCGGCAGCTGCGGTGGCCGAGCCGCCTGCCTTACCGGTTGCTGCACTGCCGGACGCCATCGCATCAGCCCCGCCCGCCGCTGCACCGGAGCCGGTCGTACCGCCCCCGACACCCGCCGACGACCTGACGTCGCTGCTGGCATCGAGCAAGTCGTGGACGACCTCGGCGCCCGACGACCGCTGGTTCATCCAGTTGATCTCGGCCCCGGCCGCCCAGGGCGAACAGGTCGAGCGCTATGTCCGGCGCGCCCGGCGTACGCTCGATGCACAGCAGTTGCGGGCCTATCGCGCCGACACCGCGGGCGGCACGAAGCTGGCGGTGATCTACGGCGACTTTCCGGATCAGCGAAGTGCGCAGCAGGCGCTCGCCACGCTGCCGGACTGGATCGCCACCGCACGGCCGATTGCGCGGCCGGTGCGCAGCCTGCGCCAGCCCTGA
- a CDS encoding sigma-54-dependent transcriptional regulator produces the protein MTFANADRPTRTEAPRPGLLIVDDDPLIADSLSFMLEADFLVTSRASRSAAIAWLREQPAPPKLALIDLGLPPCPHRPDEGYALIADLLAHAPDTRIVVLSGQGEDGLARHARALGAMEFVSKPAQPAALHALLRQLADTCSPPPPDLPALIGDSEPVIRLRAQIVQYADLPYPVLVEGESGTGKDIVANCLHAGTTRGGQPFLALNCAAISPSLVEPTLFGHARGAFTGAQTARAGYFEEAASGSLFLDEIGELPLDLQAKLLRVLENGEYQRVGETQLRRSSARIIAATNRDLSEEVRAGRFRSDLYHRLSVFTITLPALRDMGSDRLQLLEHFRGQFCSQLERLPFSLSADARAAWLAYGFPGNVRELRNIVIRLSTKYPGRKVELADLQAEFDPAGNTPAGPALYDAPARELSDVALDELRAGGFRLDARLREWESAYIDAAMRLARGNVSAAARLLGIARTTLYHRMDAPDTDAVRGD, from the coding sequence ATGACCTTCGCGAATGCTGACCGCCCGACGAGAACCGAAGCGCCGCGGCCCGGACTGCTGATCGTCGATGACGATCCGCTGATTGCCGATTCACTGAGCTTCATGCTCGAGGCGGATTTTCTCGTCACCAGCCGCGCCTCGCGCAGTGCGGCCATCGCGTGGCTGCGCGAGCAGCCGGCGCCTCCGAAACTGGCGCTGATCGATCTCGGGCTGCCGCCCTGCCCGCATCGGCCGGATGAAGGTTATGCACTGATCGCCGACCTGTTGGCTCATGCGCCGGACACCCGAATCGTGGTGCTGTCCGGTCAGGGAGAAGACGGCCTAGCACGCCATGCCCGTGCCCTCGGCGCCATGGAATTCGTGTCCAAACCGGCGCAGCCTGCGGCACTGCATGCGCTGCTGCGGCAACTGGCCGACACCTGCAGCCCGCCGCCACCCGACCTGCCGGCGCTGATCGGAGACAGCGAGCCGGTCATCCGGCTGCGTGCGCAGATCGTGCAGTACGCCGACCTGCCGTATCCGGTGCTGGTAGAAGGCGAGTCGGGCACCGGAAAGGACATTGTCGCCAACTGCCTGCACGCCGGCACGACGCGCGGCGGCCAGCCTTTTCTGGCGCTCAACTGCGCCGCCATTTCGCCCAGTCTGGTCGAACCGACGCTGTTCGGCCATGCGCGCGGCGCGTTCACCGGCGCACAGACGGCACGTGCAGGCTATTTCGAGGAGGCCGCGTCAGGCAGCCTGTTCCTCGACGAAATCGGCGAATTGCCGCTCGACCTCCAGGCCAAGCTGCTGCGCGTGCTCGAGAACGGCGAGTACCAGCGGGTCGGCGAAACGCAGTTGCGTCGTTCAAGCGCGCGCATCATCGCGGCCACCAATCGCGATCTGAGCGAGGAAGTCCGTGCCGGGCGCTTCCGGTCGGATCTGTATCACCGGCTCAGCGTATTCACGATCACCCTGCCGGCGTTGCGCGACATGGGCAGCGACCGGCTGCAGCTGCTCGAGCACTTCCGCGGGCAGTTCTGCTCCCAACTCGAAAGACTGCCGTTTTCGCTGTCAGCCGACGCGCGAGCGGCCTGGCTGGCGTACGGATTTCCCGGCAACGTGCGCGAACTGCGCAATATCGTCATCCGGCTGTCGACCAAGTATCCCGGGCGCAAAGTGGAACTGGCCGATCTGCAGGCGGAATTCGACCCGGCCGGCAACACACCGGCCGGGCCGGCGCTGTACGACGCACCGGCGCGCGAGCTGTCGGATGTCGCACTCGACGAGCTGCGCGCCGGCGGCTTCCGGCTCGACGCCCGGCTGCGCGAATGGGAAAGCGCCTACATAGACGCTGCCATGCGTCTGGCGCGCGGCAATGTCAGTGCGGCGGCACGTCTGCTGGGCATCGCGCGCACGACGCTGTACCACCGCATGGACGCGCCGGATACCGACGCCGTACGCGGCGACTGA
- a CDS encoding ABC transporter ATP-binding protein codes for MSLSPPAEDILVDLKNVDFAYDTRPILSGINLRIPRGKLVAIMGGSGCGKTTLLRLIGGQLKPTAGHLTVDGQELARLSRREMYAARRRMGMLFQFGALFTDLNVFDNVAFPLREHTDLPPDMIRDLVMTKLHAVGLRGAWKLMPAELSGGMARRVALARAVALDPMLIMYDEPFAGLDPISLAVVGQLIRRLNDALGASSIMVTHDVHESLEIVDYLYFLSAGKVVAEGTPDDIRASTDPFVHQFVNAEIDGPLPFHFPGDDYRTTLMETHA; via the coding sequence GTGTCACTGTCCCCACCGGCCGAAGACATCCTGGTCGACCTGAAGAACGTCGACTTTGCCTACGACACGCGGCCCATTCTTTCCGGCATCAATCTGCGCATTCCGCGCGGCAAGCTGGTCGCCATCATGGGCGGCAGCGGCTGCGGGAAGACGACATTGCTGCGCCTGATAGGAGGCCAGCTCAAACCGACGGCGGGCCACCTGACGGTGGACGGTCAGGAGCTTGCACGGCTGTCGCGCCGCGAAATGTATGCCGCCAGGCGGCGCATGGGCATGCTGTTCCAGTTTGGCGCGCTGTTCACCGATCTGAACGTGTTCGACAACGTGGCCTTTCCGTTGCGCGAACACACCGACCTTCCGCCCGACATGATCCGCGACCTGGTCATGACCAAACTGCATGCAGTCGGGTTGCGCGGTGCGTGGAAGCTGATGCCGGCCGAACTGTCCGGAGGCATGGCGCGTCGCGTCGCGCTGGCTCGTGCCGTGGCGCTCGACCCGATGCTCATCATGTACGACGAGCCGTTTGCCGGGCTTGACCCGATTTCCCTTGCCGTGGTTGGCCAGTTGATCCGCCGGCTCAATGACGCGCTTGGAGCAAGTTCGATCATGGTGACGCACGACGTGCACGAATCGCTCGAAATCGTCGACTACCTGTATTTCCTGTCGGCCGGCAAGGTGGTAGCCGAAGGTACGCCGGACGACATTCGCGCCTCGACCGATCCATTCGTGCATCAGTTCGTCAATGCGGAAATCGACGGGCCACTGCCGTTCCATTTCCCGGGCGACGACTACAGGACAACCCTGATGGAGACACACGCATGA
- the mlaE gene encoding lipid asymmetry maintenance ABC transporter permease subunit MlaE translates to MIARVLRSMGARTLDGLWRLGFASRFFVAVLMRSGTAFSRFSLTIREVFSTGVLSLIIIMVSGFFVGLVLGLQGYETLQRYGSSEALGILVALSLVRELGPVVAGLLFASRAGSALTAEIGLMKTTEQLKAMDMMAVDPIARVVAPRFWGGVISMPLLAALFSMMGVFGAWFIGVVFIGVDDGAFWSQMQASVDFRYDIVNGIIKSVVFGFAVSLIAVFEGYDSAPTAEGVSRAITRTVVNSALTILALDFVLTSFMFRGNG, encoded by the coding sequence ATGATCGCGCGGGTGCTGCGCTCGATGGGCGCGCGCACGCTGGACGGACTGTGGCGGCTGGGCTTTGCCAGCCGCTTCTTCGTCGCCGTGCTGATGCGCTCGGGCACGGCCTTTTCGCGCTTCTCGCTGACCATCCGCGAGGTGTTTTCGACCGGCGTGCTGTCGCTGATCATCATCATGGTGTCTGGCTTCTTCGTCGGTCTGGTGCTCGGTCTGCAGGGGTACGAAACGCTGCAGCGCTACGGTTCGAGCGAGGCGCTGGGCATTCTGGTGGCGCTGTCGCTGGTGCGCGAACTGGGGCCGGTGGTCGCCGGGCTGCTGTTCGCCAGCCGCGCAGGTTCGGCGCTGACGGCCGAAATCGGTCTGATGAAGACAACCGAGCAGCTCAAGGCGATGGACATGATGGCGGTCGACCCGATCGCGCGTGTCGTGGCGCCGCGCTTCTGGGGCGGCGTCATTTCGATGCCGCTGCTGGCCGCGCTGTTTTCGATGATGGGCGTGTTCGGTGCCTGGTTCATCGGTGTCGTGTTCATCGGGGTCGACGATGGTGCCTTCTGGTCGCAGATGCAGGCATCGGTCGATTTCCGCTACGACATCGTGAACGGCATCATCAAGAGTGTGGTGTTCGGCTTTGCGGTGTCGCTGATCGCGGTTTTCGAAGGTTACGATTCGGCCCCGACCGCCGAGGGCGTGTCACGCGCGATCACGCGAACTGTTGTCAATTCGGCGCTCACCATACTGGCGCTGGACTTTGTGCTTACATCCTTCATGTTCAGGGGTAACGGATGA
- the mlaD gene encoding outer membrane lipid asymmetry maintenance protein MlaD: MNRTVLDLWVGVFVAIGVAAVLFLALKVGNLASANIGETYRLQANFDNIGGLKPRAPVKSSGVVVGRVTEITFDPTLYVAVVKMDVDKRYVFPRDTFATILTSGLLGEQYIGFEVGGDTEMLAAGATITKTQSAVVLEKLISQFMFNKAAESPQAPEQ; encoded by the coding sequence ATGAACCGTACTGTGCTCGACCTCTGGGTCGGTGTGTTCGTGGCGATCGGCGTGGCCGCGGTGTTGTTTCTGGCACTAAAGGTCGGCAACCTTGCGTCCGCTAACATAGGCGAGACATACAGGCTGCAAGCCAACTTTGATAACATCGGTGGCCTGAAGCCGCGTGCGCCCGTAAAAAGTTCGGGCGTTGTGGTCGGGCGGGTGACGGAAATCACCTTTGATCCCACTCTTTATGTCGCGGTGGTCAAGATGGATGTCGATAAGCGGTATGTTTTCCCGCGTGACACGTTTGCGACCATCCTGACGTCAGGCTTGCTTGGCGAGCAGTACATCGGTTTTGAAGTCGGTGGCGATACGGAAATGCTCGCCGCCGGCGCAACGATAACGAAAACGCAGTCTGCGGTAGTGCTTGAAAAGCTGATAAGTCAGTTCATGTTCAACAAGGCTGCCGAGAGCCCGCAGGCTCCCGAGCAGTGA